One genomic segment of Actinoplanes ianthinogenes includes these proteins:
- a CDS encoding chloride channel protein: MTSAAVDASALLRSRRYWLLLVLSALIGVVVSIASWAFLEITHWLQVGVYEDLPDSLGFAETPWWWPLPVLVLAGVIVAVAIARLPGNGGHEPSEGLKTGPPTRPVDVPGVLLAAVATIGLGLVLGPEAPLLALGTGLALWLLGLSRRPMPDQAIQVVAASAAFAALATIFGSPVVGAVIIIEAAGLGGSTLPVILLPGLLAAGIGSLMFVGVGSLTGLSTDAFALPPLSLAAYPTPQLTDFLWTVPLALAAALLVHLVLRLAKVVRHAVEGRRLLLTPVAALLVGLIAVAFQEISGQSGEAVLFSGQEAMIPLLHQAGTLSLGIVALLLVCKALAWALSLGAARGGPTFPAIFIGLAGGLLAGHLPGSTPTAAIGVLVGATLVAMLRQPLSSILIALLLTRAGAGVAPLVILAVVVAYIATLLLAARGPATEPRI, encoded by the coding sequence ATGACCAGCGCTGCCGTGGACGCGTCGGCACTCCTGCGCAGCCGGCGGTACTGGCTGTTGCTGGTGCTGTCCGCCCTGATCGGTGTCGTCGTCTCGATCGCCTCCTGGGCGTTCCTGGAGATCACGCACTGGCTTCAGGTCGGGGTGTACGAGGACCTGCCGGACTCCCTCGGCTTCGCCGAGACGCCCTGGTGGTGGCCGCTGCCGGTGCTCGTACTGGCCGGGGTGATCGTCGCGGTCGCGATCGCCCGGCTGCCCGGAAACGGTGGTCACGAGCCCTCGGAGGGCCTGAAGACCGGCCCGCCCACCCGGCCCGTCGACGTCCCCGGTGTCCTGCTCGCCGCCGTCGCCACCATCGGTCTCGGGCTGGTCCTGGGCCCGGAGGCGCCCCTGCTCGCCCTCGGCACCGGCCTGGCCCTGTGGCTGCTCGGCCTGTCCCGCCGGCCGATGCCGGACCAGGCGATCCAGGTGGTGGCCGCGTCGGCCGCGTTCGCCGCGCTCGCGACCATCTTCGGATCGCCGGTCGTCGGCGCGGTGATCATCATCGAGGCGGCCGGCCTCGGCGGCTCCACGCTGCCGGTCATCCTGCTGCCCGGCCTGCTCGCGGCCGGGATCGGCTCGCTGATGTTCGTCGGCGTCGGCTCCCTGACCGGGCTGAGCACCGACGCGTTCGCGCTGCCGCCGCTCAGCCTCGCCGCCTACCCGACGCCGCAACTCACCGACTTCCTGTGGACGGTGCCGCTGGCACTCGCGGCGGCGCTCCTGGTCCACCTGGTCCTGCGGCTCGCGAAGGTGGTCCGGCACGCGGTGGAGGGCCGGCGCCTGCTGCTCACCCCGGTGGCGGCCCTGCTCGTCGGCCTGATCGCGGTCGCCTTCCAGGAGATCAGCGGACAGTCCGGCGAAGCCGTGCTCTTCTCCGGGCAGGAGGCGATGATCCCGCTGCTGCACCAGGCGGGGACCCTCTCCCTCGGCATCGTGGCGCTCCTCCTGGTGTGCAAGGCGCTGGCCTGGGCGCTGTCCCTGGGCGCCGCCCGGGGCGGCCCCACCTTCCCGGCGATCTTCATCGGGTTGGCCGGCGGGCTCCTCGCCGGGCACCTGCCCGGGTCCACCCCGACCGCGGCGATCGGTGTGCTGGTCGGCGCGACCCTGGTCGCGATGCTGCGCCAACCCCTCTCCTCGATCCTGATCGCCCTGCTGCTGACCCGTGCCGGCGCCGGGGTCGCTCCGCTGGTCATCCTGGCCGTCGTCGTCGCCTACATCGCCACGTTGCTGCTCGCGGCGCGCGGCCCCGCCACCGAACCGCGGATCTGA
- a CDS encoding SulP family inorganic anion transporter: protein MAALLQGIVPYRRGWLRQDVVAGVTLAALAIPEVMGYTTIAGTPVITGLYTILLPAVVFGLLGSSRHLVVGGDSATAAIMYGGIAALGIAGLAPGSSQWLALASLTALICGVLLILARLVRLGFLADFISRTVLVGFLTGVGVQVAAGQIGGMLGVPAPKVDAGHLSGTLVGLGKTLGEIGQASGPTVAVSVAVLATLLVFGRWIKAVPGGLVAVVASIAVSYVADLRAHGVGILGPVPSGLPHLGFPSGVTWSDVGGLLGVSVSMFVVIIAQSAATSRAYAVRYRERFSANTDLVGLSLANVAAGLSSSFVVNGSPTKTEMVDEAKSRTQVAQLTMAVTVAVVLLFLTKPLQYLPTAVLSAVVFLIGLKLIDIAGMRAIWRLRRDEFWIALVTAAVVVGVGVEQGIVLAIVLSVLLHVRRHYAPVDTVVSLNAEGRLRLVPAEPGAVTEPGLVIYRFGVGLFYANAARLMEEALALVDVDPRPRWFVLLADAVDDLDYTGGQTLAELAENLAGRNVVFGVVAVTDHLREQLDRFGVTERIGAERVFATAVEARAAFRRADAAPGGPASGG from the coding sequence ATGGCGGCGCTTCTCCAGGGGATCGTGCCCTACCGGCGCGGCTGGCTGCGCCAGGACGTGGTCGCCGGGGTGACGCTCGCCGCGCTCGCGATTCCCGAGGTCATGGGCTACACGACGATCGCCGGGACGCCGGTGATCACGGGCCTCTACACGATCCTGTTGCCGGCCGTCGTCTTCGGTCTGCTCGGCTCCTCCCGGCACCTGGTCGTCGGCGGCGACTCGGCCACCGCGGCGATCATGTACGGCGGCATCGCGGCGCTGGGCATCGCGGGACTGGCGCCCGGCTCGTCGCAGTGGCTCGCGCTCGCCTCGCTGACCGCGCTGATCTGCGGCGTGCTGCTGATCCTGGCCCGGCTGGTCCGGCTGGGGTTCCTCGCCGACTTCATCTCGCGCACCGTCCTGGTCGGCTTCCTCACCGGGGTCGGCGTGCAGGTGGCCGCCGGGCAGATCGGCGGGATGCTCGGCGTGCCCGCGCCGAAGGTCGACGCCGGCCACCTGAGCGGGACGCTGGTCGGGCTCGGCAAGACGCTCGGCGAGATCGGCCAGGCGTCCGGCCCGACGGTCGCGGTGTCGGTCGCGGTGCTCGCCACGCTGCTCGTCTTCGGGCGGTGGATCAAGGCGGTACCCGGTGGCCTGGTGGCCGTGGTCGCGTCCATCGCCGTCAGCTACGTCGCCGATCTGCGCGCCCACGGCGTCGGGATCCTCGGGCCGGTGCCCAGCGGCCTGCCCCATCTCGGCTTTCCCAGCGGCGTGACCTGGAGCGACGTCGGTGGCCTGCTGGGCGTGTCGGTATCCATGTTCGTCGTGATCATCGCGCAGAGCGCCGCCACCTCCCGTGCCTACGCGGTCCGGTACCGGGAGCGGTTCTCGGCGAACACCGATCTGGTCGGTCTCAGCCTGGCCAACGTCGCCGCCGGGCTGAGCAGCAGTTTCGTCGTGAACGGCAGCCCGACCAAGACCGAGATGGTGGACGAGGCGAAGAGCCGTACCCAGGTCGCGCAGCTGACGATGGCGGTGACCGTCGCCGTCGTGCTGCTGTTCCTGACGAAACCGTTGCAGTACCTGCCGACCGCGGTGCTCTCGGCGGTGGTCTTCCTGATCGGCCTCAAGCTGATCGACATCGCCGGGATGCGGGCGATCTGGCGGCTGCGGCGCGACGAGTTCTGGATCGCGCTGGTGACGGCGGCCGTGGTGGTCGGCGTCGGTGTCGAGCAGGGCATCGTCCTGGCGATCGTGCTGTCGGTGCTGCTGCACGTGCGCCGGCACTACGCGCCGGTCGACACCGTGGTCTCACTGAACGCCGAGGGCCGGCTGCGGCTGGTCCCGGCCGAGCCCGGCGCGGTGACCGAACCCGGCCTGGTGATCTACCGCTTCGGTGTCGGGCTCTTCTACGCGAACGCGGCGCGCCTGATGGAGGAGGCCCTGGCGCTGGTCGACGTGGACCCGCGGCCGCGCTGGTTCGTGCTCCTGGCCGACGCGGTCGACGACCTGGACTACACCGGTGGCCAGACACTGGCCGAACTCGCCGAGAACCTCGCCGGGCGCAACGTCGTCTTCGGCGTGGTGGCCGTGACCGACCACCTGCGCGAGCAGCTCGACCGCTTCGGCGTGACCGAGCGGATCGGCGCGGAGCGGGTCTTCGCGACAGCCGTCGAGGCTCGCGCGGCCTTCCGCCGCGCCGACGCCGCGCCCGGCGGCCCTGCCAGCGGCGGGTGA